One Anopheles marshallii chromosome 3, idAnoMarsDA_429_01, whole genome shotgun sequence genomic region harbors:
- the LOC128711711 gene encoding forkhead box protein O1-like, whose protein sequence is MLPYSSYAAAIQQIQSLNHDLALFSQHGARYLQHPEHSAATLGNSYFGLNNWSLPFSFLKSVHRPEKPPFSYIALIAMAISSAPNQRLTLSGIYKYIMDNFPYYRENRQGWQNSIRHNLSLNDCFIKVPRDKTGTGGKNQQADDSSSTGDAGGGGTGAGGKGSYWMLDPSANDMFEQGNYRRRRTRRQRNAKLILNGHFQGSPFALAFPPSGPSVGDFMSTSTVPHLPHGTIGGNRRNEGTTDLHHLIVRNDLIQPSAELVDPGVLLLGSGCYHHQSAYVHGASSTSSAALLSGLVGDAASSPGATSLADKNVRDEGKPGGSWTPPGCHIKRCVDEKTPTGDRDEVNEEFTEYPSNGTLSEGEYENELSALNPAGERHPSVQRTRSRKSDNCLDQQQFPASVRLTAHSLDAFLLGELSGLRVRGCELTSPFSYTNAPIVTSPDGQSSNSGEMYGTVSPDQTGFTSPCDGLCTPESASKLTLPMPAGVSGEICTFVPSAYTSSSAARPESCRPGVTKGPSANNPRQPASVRQRESPKVGSPVAAMERFVLGTKVGGLKSSNFTIESIMRRD, encoded by the exons ATGTTACCGTACAGCTCGTATGCCGCTGCGATACAGCAGATACAAAGTCTAAACCACGATTTGGCACTGTTCAGTCAGCACGGCGCTCGGTACCTGCAGCACCCTGAGCACAGCGCGGCTACCCTGGGTAATTCGTACTTTGGATTGAACAATTGGTCATTGCCATTTTCGTTCCTGAAATCCGTCCATCGACCGGAAAAGCCACCCTTTTCCTACATCGCTCTCATTGCAATGGCGATCAGCAGTGCGCCGAACCAGCGGTTAACGCTCAGTGGCATCTACAAGTACATTATGGACAA CTTCCCGTACTATCGCGAAAATCGCCAGGGCTGGCAAAACTCCATCCGGCACAATCTCTCGCTGAACGACTGTTTCATTAAGGTGCCGCGGGACAAGACTGGTACCGGCGGTAAAAACCAGCAGGCAGACGATTCATCGTCTACCGgtgatgctggtggtggcggtaCCGGAGCAGGTGGTAAAGGCAGCTACTGGATGCTAGACCCATCGGCCAACGATATGTTTGAGCAGGGCAATTACCGGCGCCGACGTACCCGCCGACAGCGCAACGCCAAATTGATCCTGAACGGCCACTTTCAG GGTTCTCCGTTTGCTTTGGCCTTTCCACCGAGCGGTCCGTCGGTGGGAGATTTTATGAGTACGTCGACGGTTCCGCACCTGCCGCACGGAACCATCGGTGGCAATAGACGAAACGAGGGCACCACCGATCTTCATCATCTGATAGTGCGAAATGATTTGATACAACCGTCGGCCGAACTGGTGGATCCGGGTGTGCTTTTGCTTGGTTCCGGTTGCTACCATCACCAATCTGCCTATGTCCACGGggcatcatcaacatcatcagcagcgCTACTGTCCGGGCTGGTAGGTGATGCCGCATCTTCCCCCGGCGCAACTTCATTAGCCGATAAGAACGTTCGGGACGAAGGAAAACCGGGTGGCAGTTGGACTCCTCCGGGATGTCACATCAAGCGCTGCGTTGACGAAAAGACTCCCACGGGAGACAGAGATGAAGTTAACGAAGAATTCACGGAATACCCATCGAACGGGACACTTTCCGAGGGGGAGTACGAAAATGAACTTAGCGCATTAAATCCTGCCGGCGAGCGTCATCCTTCAGTGCAACGCACACGAAGCAGGAAAAGTGATAATTGCTTAGACCAACAACAGTTCCCTGCGTCGGTACGCTTGACGGCTCACTCTCTGGACGCTTTTCTTCTCGGCGAGCTGAGTGGTTTGCGTGTACGGGGCTGTGAGCTAACGTCACCGTTTTCGTACACCAACGCCCCCATTGTCACCAGCCCCGATGGGCAAAGTTCCAACTCGGGCGAGATGTACGGAACGGTCAGTCCGGATCAAACGGGATTTACTTCACCCTGTGACGGTTTGTGTACACCTGAAAGCGCATCGAAACTGACACTTCCGATGCCGGCAGGAGTCAGCGGTGAGATCTGTACCTTCGTACCGTCGGCATacacatcatcatccgcaGCACGGCCCGAGTCCTGCAGGCCGGGCGTTACGAAGGGTCCCAGTGCAAACAATCCACGCCAGCCGGCGTCTGTCCGTCAGCGCGAAAGCCCGAAAGTTGGATCACCGGTTGCAGCGATGGAGCGGTTCGTACTAGGCACGAAAGTCGGTGGCTTAAAGTCGAGCAATTTCACCATCGAAAGTATTATGCGAAGGGACTAA